In Eubalaena glacialis isolate mEubGla1 chromosome 4, mEubGla1.1.hap2.+ XY, whole genome shotgun sequence, one DNA window encodes the following:
- the SAP30L gene encoding histone deacetylase complex subunit SAP30L, with product MNGFSTEEDSREGPPAAPAAAPGYGQSCCLIEDGERCVRPAGNASFSKRVQKSISQKKLKLDIDKSVRHLYICDFHKNFIQSVRNKRKRKTSDDGGDSPEHDTDIPEVDLFQLQVNTLRRYKRHYKLQTRPGFNKAQLAETVSRHFRNIPVNEKETLAYFIYMVKSNKSRLDQKSEGGKQLE from the exons ATGAACGGCTTTAGCACTGAGGAGGACAGCCGCGAAgggccccccgccgcccccgccgccgccccgggcTACGGCCAGAGCTGCTGCCTCATCGAGGACGGCGAGCGCTGCGTCCGGCCCGCGGGCAACGCCTCCTTCAGCAAGAGGGTCCAGAAGAGCATCTCGCAGAAGAAACTCAAGCTGGACATCGACAAGAGC GTAAGACACCTGTATATTTGCGATTTCCACAAAAATTTCATCCAGAGTGTACgaaataaaaggaagaggaagacaaGTGACGATGGTGGAGATTCTCCTGAGCATGACACTGACATTCCTGAG GTTGATCTGTTCCAGCTGCAGGTGAACACTCTCCGACGTTATAAACGGCACTACAAATTGCAGACCAGACCAGGCTTCAATAAGGCCCAGTTAGCAGAA ACTGTCAGCCGACACTTCAGGAACATACCCGTGAATGAAAAGGAGACGCTCGCTTACTTCATCTACATGGTGAAGAGTAACAAGAGTAGACTGGACCAGAAATCAGAGGGCGGCAAGCAGCTTGAGTGA